A portion of the Streptomyces sp. YPW6 genome contains these proteins:
- the truA gene encoding tRNA pseudouridine(38-40) synthase TruA has protein sequence MSDQAEPGFVRVRLDLSYDGRDFSGWAKQTSRRTVQGEIEGALRTVTRSAVTYDLTVAGRTDAGVHARGQVAHVDLPEEVWAEHEEKLLRRLAGRLPLDVRVWRAAPAPAGFNARFSALWRRYAYRVGDRPGGVDPLTRGHVLWHDRPLDLDAMNEAAALMVGEHDFAAYCKKREGATTIRTLQKLSWVRDPESGVLTATVQADAFCHNMVRALIGAALFVGDGRRPASWPAEVLAAKVRDPGVHVVRPHGLTLEEVAYPADDLLAARAEEARNVRTLPGAGCC, from the coding sequence GTGAGTGACCAGGCCGAGCCCGGTTTCGTACGGGTACGACTGGACCTGTCCTACGACGGCAGGGACTTCTCCGGCTGGGCCAAGCAGACCAGCCGGCGCACGGTGCAGGGCGAGATCGAGGGCGCGCTGCGGACCGTGACCCGTTCGGCGGTGACGTACGACCTGACGGTGGCGGGCCGCACGGACGCCGGGGTGCACGCGCGCGGCCAGGTGGCCCACGTGGATCTGCCGGAGGAGGTCTGGGCCGAGCACGAGGAGAAGCTGCTGAGGCGGCTGGCGGGCAGGCTTCCGCTGGACGTACGGGTCTGGCGCGCGGCCCCGGCCCCCGCGGGGTTCAACGCCCGCTTCTCCGCGCTGTGGCGGCGGTACGCCTACCGCGTGGGCGACCGGCCCGGCGGGGTCGATCCGCTGACGCGCGGTCATGTGCTGTGGCACGACCGGCCGCTGGACCTGGACGCGATGAACGAGGCGGCCGCGCTGATGGTCGGGGAGCACGACTTCGCCGCGTACTGCAAGAAGCGTGAGGGCGCGACGACCATCCGTACCCTCCAGAAGCTGAGCTGGGTACGGGATCCGGAGTCCGGGGTCCTCACCGCGACCGTGCAGGCGGACGCGTTCTGCCACAACATGGTGCGGGCGCTGATCGGCGCGGCGCTGTTCGTCGGCGACGGGCGGCGTCCGGCGTCCTGGCCCGCCGAGGTGCTGGCCGCGAAGGTGCGCGACCCCGGGGTGCACGTCGTGCGCCCGCACGGGCTGACGCTGGAGGAAGTGGCCTACCCGGCGGACGACTTGCTGGCCGCGCGGGCCGAGGAGGCCCGCAACGTGCGGACCTTGCCGGGGGCGGGCTGCTGCTGA
- the rplQ gene encoding 50S ribosomal protein L17, which yields MPRPTKGARFGGSAAHEKLLLANLAKSLFEHGRITTTEAKARRLRPVAERLITKAKKGDIHNRRLVLQSITDKGVVHTLFTEIAPRYENRPGGYTRITKIGNRRGDNAPMAVIELVEALTVAQQATGEAEAATKRAVKEDALKKDEAPAAESVEDAKPADDAESKDA from the coding sequence ATGCCGCGTCCCACCAAGGGAGCCCGTTTCGGCGGTAGCGCCGCGCACGAGAAGCTGCTTCTCGCGAACCTGGCGAAGTCGCTGTTCGAGCACGGCCGCATCACGACGACCGAGGCCAAGGCCCGCCGCCTGCGCCCCGTCGCCGAGCGCCTCATCACCAAGGCGAAGAAGGGCGACATCCACAACCGTCGCCTGGTGCTCCAGTCGATCACGGACAAGGGCGTCGTCCACACGCTCTTCACCGAGATCGCTCCCCGGTACGAGAACCGCCCCGGTGGTTACACCCGTATCACCAAGATCGGCAACCGTCGCGGCGACAACGCCCCGATGGCGGTCATCGAGCTGGTCGAGGCGCTGACCGTGGCCCAGCAGGCCACCGGTGAGGCCGAGGCCGCCACGAAGCGCGCGGTCAAGGAAGACGCCCTCAAGAAGGACGAGGCCCCCGCGGCCGAGTCCGTCGAGGACGCCAAGCCGGCCGACGACGCGGAGTCCAAGGACGCCTGA